In Denticeps clupeoides chromosome 1, fDenClu1.1, whole genome shotgun sequence, a single window of DNA contains:
- the LOC114789235 gene encoding leucine-rich repeat and fibronectin type-III domain-containing protein 2: MAKVLCCLLFLGTAVLTACACPKYCVCQNLSESLGTLCPSKGLLFVPPNIDRRTVELRLGGNYIIKVTQGDFTNMTSLVDLTLSRNTISYVQPFSFIDLETLRSLHLDSNRLTELGPDDLRGLVNLQHLILNNNQLSRISKEVFDDLLLTLEDLDISYNNLRQVPWEAIRKMVSLHQLSLDHNLINFIAEGTFTDLEKLARLDLTSNRLQKLPPDPIFARSQSGAVLTTPFSPVLSLSFGGNPLHCNCEVLWLRRLEREDDMETCASPPSLKGRYFWYVPEEEFVCEPPLITQNTHKLLVLEGQTASLRCKAVGDPMPAIHWVAPDDRLISNSSRATIYENGTLEIMVTTSKDYGTFTCIAANAAGESTASIELSIIQLPHLSNGTGHASQPKSRLSDITSSTKTSKGEAKVQPERVVSVSEVTSVSALIKWTVSKTAPKVKMYQLQYNCSDDEVLIYRMIPVASKAFVLTNLVPGMQYDLCVLAIWDDTATTLTATNVVGCVQFITRDEYHRCQALHSQFLGGTMILVIGGIIVATLLVFIIILMVRYKVCSSSRSSKLPEVINTYSQTNGGNQRVNGAPPQVKPMVVVRDEVKCGSLQSSISSSSSSSGSMDVGEADHYSLRSECSTLHKKWRKHVQLKTRPNLDHLLGAFASLELRGPTKEQGGPSSTSPMALGMGTRSDKVPLLGRTDSKLDQMLTLPNESRPKRSHSFDMGDVGSTQCLSYPQRISNIWTKRSLSVNGMLLQCDEGDGDVDKGAFESSEWVVESTV, from the exons ATGGCCAAAGTGCTCTGCTGCCTCCTGTTCTTGGGAACTGCAGTATTGACGGCCTGTGCATGCCCAAAGTATTGTGTCTGCCAGAACCTCTCGGAATCCCTGGGAACACTCTGCCCATCAAAAGGCCTGCTTTTTGTACCACCAAACATCGATCGGCGGACTGTTGAGCTGCGCCTGGGTGGGAACTACATCATTAAGGTTACTCAGGGAGACTTCACCAACATGACGAGCTTAGTGGACCTAACGCTCTCCCGAAACACCATCAGCTACGTCCAGCCCTTTTCTTTTATTGACCTTGAAACTCTGCGCTCCCTCCATCTAGATAGCAACCGGTTGACAGAACTGGGCCCCGATGACCTACGGGGGCTGGTCAACCTCCAGCACCTAATTCTCAACAACAACCAACTGAGCCGAATCTCAAAGGAGGTTTTCGATGACCTACTGCTAACACTGGAGGACTTGGATATCTCCTACAACAACCTCCGTCAAGTGCCTTGGGAAGCCATTCGCAAAATGGTCAGTTTGCACCAACTGAGCTTGGACCACAACCTTATTAACTTCATAGCTGAAGGCACCTTCACAGACTTGGAAAAACTGGCCCGTTTGGACCTCACTTCCAACCGTTTGCAGAAGCTCCCACCAGACCCCATTTTTGCCCGTTCCCAGAGCGGTGCAGTGCTCACCACTCCATTTTCACCTGTGCTTTCTCTCAGCTTTGGAGGCAACCCACTGCACTGCAACTGTGAAGTGCTGTGGCTGCGGCGCCTGGAGCGAGAGGACGATATGGAAACTTGCGCTTCTCCTCCAAGTCTGAAGGGGCGCTATTTCTGGTATGTGCCCGAGGAGGAGTTTGTCTGCGAGCCGCCTCTCATCACCCAGAATACGCACAAGTTGCTAGTTCTGGAGGGCCAGACAGCCAGTCTGCGTTGCAAGGCAGTCGGAGACCCCATGCCAGCCATTCACTGGGTCGCCCCAGATGACCGACTAATCAGTAACTCATCAAGAGCAACAATTTATGAGAATGGAACTCTGGAAATTATGGTCACAACCTCCAAAGACTATGGCACCTTCACCTGCATCGCTGCCAATGCTGCTGGGGAATCCACAGCTTCCATAGAGCTGTCCATCATCCAACTGCCACACCTTAGCAATGGAACAGGCCATGCCTCTCAGCCAAAGTCGCGCCTTTCAGACATCACAAGCTCTACCAAGACCAGCAAAGGGGAGGCCAAAGTGCAGCCTGAGCGTGTGGTGTCTGTGTCTGAGGTGACTTCAGTCTCAGCCCTGATTAAGTGGACGGTCAGCAAGACGGCCCCCAAAGTGAAAATGTATCAGCTCCAGTACAACTGCTCTGACGACGAAGTCCTAATTTACAG GATGATCCCAGTGGCCAGCAAGGCCTTCGTTCTGACAAACCTTGTGCCAGGAATGCAGTACGACCTGTGTGTCCTTGCCATCTGGGATGACACCGCTACCACCCTAACAGCCACCAATGTGGTGGGCTGCGTGCAGTTCATCACCCGAGATGAGTACCATCGCTGCCAGGCCCTTCACAGCCAGTTCCTGGGCGGTACAATGATACTAGTGATCGGTGGGATCATTGTGGCCACGTTGCTGGTCTTTATCATCATTCTCATGGTAAGGTACAAAGTCTGCAGCAGCTCTCGGTCCAGTAAACTGCCCGAAGTGATCAACACCTACTCACAGACTAACGGAGGCAACCAGAGAGTCAATGGAGCTCCCCCTCAGGTCAAGCCTATGGTGGTGGTCAGGGATGAGGTGAAGTGTGGCTCCCTCCAGAGCAgcatctcctcctcatcctcctcctcaggcTCAATGGATGTGGGAGAGGCTGACCACTACAGCCTACGCAGCGAATGCAGCACGCTCCACAAAAAGTGGAGGAAGCATGTACAGTTAAAGACACGGCCTAACCTGGACCACCTGCTGGGGGCATTCGCTTCCCTGGAGCTCAGAGGCCCGACCAAGGAGCAGGGAGGCCCCTCCTCCACCAGTCCTATGGCTCTGGGTATGGGTACACGGTCCGATAAGGTGCCACTTCTGGGCCGGACAGACTCCAAGCTGGATCAGATGCTCACCCTACCAAACGAAAGCAGGCCCAAGAGGAGCCATTCGTTTGACATGGGCGACGTTGGTAGCACACAGTGCCTCAGCTACCCACAACGCATCAGCAACATTTGGACTAAAAGGAGCCTCTCTGTCAATGGCATGCTGCTACAGTGTGATGAAGGTGATGGAGATGTGGACAAAGGGGCTTTTGAGAGCTCAGAGTGGGTTGTGGAGAGCACTGTGTGA